The proteins below are encoded in one region of Alistipes indistinctus YIT 12060:
- a CDS encoding DUF3575 domain-containing protein, with the protein MCVLLAIAFAGMTQGVQAQSVAVKSNVLADAFLNPNLGIEVGLAPKWTLDVTGQFNAWMLSHDRHWKHWVVQPEARYWFCDRFSGHFVGAHVHGGQYNIGGFDGKINFLGTDTRKLKDTRYQGWFVGAGIAYGYAWILGQHWNLEAEIGFGYSYTRYDRFQCAGCGRRIETDKPHHYVGPTKAAINLVYVF; encoded by the coding sequence ATGTGCGTTCTGCTGGCAATTGCCTTCGCCGGCATGACGCAGGGTGTCCAAGCCCAGAGCGTGGCTGTCAAGAGTAATGTTCTGGCGGATGCTTTCCTGAATCCGAATTTGGGAATAGAGGTCGGACTTGCACCCAAGTGGACTTTGGACGTTACGGGACAGTTCAACGCGTGGATGCTCTCGCACGATCGGCACTGGAAACACTGGGTTGTTCAACCCGAAGCCAGATACTGGTTCTGCGACCGCTTCTCAGGTCACTTCGTGGGTGCTCACGTTCACGGCGGACAGTATAACATCGGAGGTTTCGACGGGAAAATCAATTTCCTCGGTACGGATACCCGCAAACTGAAGGATACCCGTTACCAGGGCTGGTTCGTCGGCGCAGGCATCGCTTATGGTTATGCGTGGATACTGGGGCAGCATTGGAACCTGGAGGCGGAAATCGGCTTCGGCTATTCCTATACACGCTATGACCGCTTCCAGTGTGCCGGGTGCGGCAGGAGGATCGAAACGGACAAGCCGCACCACTACGTGGGGCCGACCAAAGCGGCAATCAACCTTGTTTATGTGTTTTAA
- a CDS encoding helix-turn-helix domain-containing protein: protein MGVFATYSNLMTYILPIICSAICSVFTFFLIWNYRNLAERKLRRVVSIYCILIAVWWSSFLWHARADDPVFLPVDIPFALSYIYIPILFYNIVYYLTYLGDKRNFPVLNYLWPVPTLVIILIATTWISPPKEGIFTGLSPLERYTELFISGLLLRFITAVAYIVPTGLLLSRYYKQTVRQKADTDRKYLSIKSSRWLIVFFMLSIAILLIAFLPSLVGASQWLIWLNALCIMAQEILLTYQVIRRQYLSYKTSYLFPDNEKKAGNNSLTAKQRHAPDNTRGQLNRRAFENYFSRQKPYLNPDFKLTDLAETMGVNRTVMSNFINQTYSMNFKRYLNLWRIREYQTLIKRPSNERKNPYQVMVMAGFKDSRHFQRAIQLENTYKEQSHKGPQIKKKA, encoded by the coding sequence ATGGGAGTATTTGCCACATACAGCAACTTGATGACCTATATTTTACCGATCATTTGCTCGGCCATATGTTCGGTCTTTACCTTTTTCTTGATATGGAATTATCGCAATCTTGCCGAAAGAAAATTAAGGCGGGTCGTGAGCATTTATTGTATCCTGATAGCCGTATGGTGGTCATCCTTTTTATGGCACGCGCGCGCTGACGATCCGGTATTCCTCCCGGTCGATATTCCTTTTGCCCTGTCGTATATCTATATTCCCATATTGTTTTACAACATCGTTTATTACCTGACCTATTTAGGGGACAAAAGAAACTTTCCCGTACTGAATTACCTTTGGCCGGTACCCACGTTGGTAATCATCCTGATAGCGACAACTTGGATATCGCCTCCCAAAGAAGGAATTTTTACCGGGTTGTCGCCGCTCGAGCGATATACGGAGCTTTTCATATCCGGCCTTTTACTGCGGTTTATCACAGCGGTAGCCTATATCGTTCCGACCGGCCTATTGTTGTCGCGGTATTATAAACAGACGGTACGTCAAAAGGCCGACACGGATCGGAAATATCTCAGTATAAAATCATCGCGTTGGCTCATCGTGTTCTTCATGCTTTCCATCGCTATATTGCTGATCGCGTTTTTACCTTCGTTGGTCGGCGCAAGCCAATGGCTTATCTGGCTGAACGCGTTATGCATTATGGCTCAGGAAATATTGCTTACCTACCAGGTTATCCGCAGACAATATCTCTCCTACAAAACCTCCTATTTGTTTCCGGACAACGAAAAGAAAGCCGGGAACAACAGCTTGACCGCCAAACAGCGTCATGCGCCGGACAACACGCGTGGGCAGTTGAACAGGAGGGCGTTCGAAAACTATTTTTCTCGACAAAAACCATATCTCAATCCTGATTTCAAACTGACAGACTTGGCCGAGACGATGGGTGTGAACCGTACTGTCATGTCTAATTTTATCAATCAAACTTACAGCATGAATTTCAAGCGTTACCTGAACCTATGGCGGATCAGGGAGTACCAGACTCTGATCAAGCGTCCTTCGAACGAACGTAAAAATCCGTATCAGGTAATGGTTATGGCTGGGTTTAAGGACTCCAGACATTTCCAGCGTGCGATTCAATTAGAAAATACCTATAAAGAACAGTCTCACAAGGGGCCACAAATAAAAAAGAAGGCATGA
- a CDS encoding RHS repeat-associated core domain-containing protein translates to MEFLFPNYFIVAGSQKVTYIYSASGEKLATNANGSLTYYRSVMVYGNDNKLLYILTPEGTVTRNEGSSGTIYTYNYFKRDQVGSTRAVLSAVGTTLQNVQSTDYYPFGLAHSTNNLNKNKYLFSGKELQDGTVNNQMLGLYDFGMRQYDAIIGRWTTLDLYALKYPGVSPYNYCLNNPMNLIDPFGLEPTKDSMSDGNGGWIYYYTLDEVTVTGTTSGGDKPSPGYQPYTPTWPGSIPTGMGDDGGPGYPGPVGGGGGGNGNNNGKPSNYVEKSSQNPKRSMKDKIGKKGYRFNKPFTLTDPKDVAEFLWYNSFQNGKPFTENAALLLNNGLYWILPNNNATLHNFPFTITGRDSKAYYNNQMVVEVIHTHPGSYTIDRLSDGDIRFMNQYPTTIFTIIINSTIYDVWPTGKYVPTGVVR, encoded by the coding sequence ATGGAATTTCTTTTCCCCAATTATTTTATCGTTGCAGGAAGTCAAAAAGTTACTTACATTTATAGTGCGTCGGGCGAAAAACTCGCGACGAACGCGAACGGTTCTTTGACTTATTACCGCAGTGTGATGGTCTACGGCAATGACAATAAGTTATTGTACATCCTCACTCCAGAAGGAACCGTAACGCGTAACGAGGGATCCTCCGGCACTATTTACACCTACAATTATTTCAAGCGGGATCAGGTGGGAAGTACGCGGGCTGTCTTATCGGCAGTCGGCACTACCTTGCAAAATGTTCAGTCCACGGACTATTATCCTTTCGGTCTTGCTCACTCGACGAATAACCTGAACAAGAACAAATATTTGTTCAGCGGGAAGGAATTGCAGGACGGCACAGTGAACAATCAAATGCTTGGACTGTACGATTTCGGGATGCGCCAGTACGACGCGATTATCGGCAGGTGGACGACGCTCGACCTCTATGCGCTCAAGTATCCGGGAGTTTCGCCTTACAACTATTGCTTGAACAATCCGATGAACCTGATCGATCCGTTTGGCTTGGAGCCGACCAAGGATTCGATGTCGGATGGAAATGGCGGCTGGATTTATTATTACACTTTGGATGAGGTCACTGTTACGGGAACTACTTCAGGGGGTGATAAACCTAGTCCTGGTTATCAGCCCTATACGCCGACATGGCCTGGTTCCATCCCTACTGGCATGGGTGATGATGGAGGGCCGGGTTATCCCGGACCCGTTGGCGGAGGGGGAGGTGGAAATGGCAATAATAATGGGAAACCGTCGAATTATGTTGAAAAGTCATCCCAGAATCCCAAACGATCCATGAAAGATAAAATTGGGAAAAAGGGATATCGTTTTAACAAACCATTTACATTGACCGATCCGAAGGATGTAGCCGAATTTTTATGGTACAACTCTTTTCAAAATGGTAAGCCGTTCACTGAAAATGCCGCTCTATTGCTTAATAATGGATTATATTGGATATTACCGAATAACAATGCAACACTTCATAACTTTCCATTTACTATTACAGGTAGAGATAGCAAAGCTTATTATAATAATCAAATGGTTGTCGAGGTAATTCATACACATCCAGGTAGTTATACAATAGATAGGCTAAGTGATGGAGATATTCGATTTATGAACCAGTATCCAACGACGATTTTTACAATTATTATTAACTCAACAATTTATGATGTATGGCCAACAGGAAAATATGTGCCAACAGGAGTAGTACGATGA
- a CDS encoding transposase-like zinc-binding domain-containing protein, with product MECKYCGGMCVKDGTQSNGKQRYICKSCHRKQQALYSYNAY from the coding sequence ATGGAATGCAAGTATTGCGGAGGCATGTGCGTTAAAGACGGAACGCAGAGCAACGGCAAGCAGCGCTACATATGCAAATCGTGCCATCGAAAACAACAGGCATTATACAGTTACAATGCCTACTAA
- a CDS encoding DUF3868 domain-containing protein, which produces MKKRLYILSALLGMVAAAEAQTATDLRKQDIVDGVSVENLSMERNGGYIAIDMLWDLLGLDVDANRAVLLTPWLVNGNDSLGLQSVGVYGRRRYYFYVRNGESMLSGKDETSYKASEKPDAIEYRNLVPYAEWMNGSVLSLHRSDYGCCNTLLAEQNGLLGQYTEAFFPELVYVHPQGQIEKRDSLEGSAFIDFPVDQTVIYPGYRRNTAELGKIQSSIDSVRSDTDITITSVWLKGYASPESPYVHNQELAIGRTAALKKHIQQLYRFEGDVITTDYEPEDWAGLRRYVERSNLGHREEIIALIDGDLEPDAREWKIKSTYPEEYRFLLQNCYPALRRTDYRIAYTIRNYSDVEEIKRIMRERPQKLSLNEFYLVAQEYEPGTDEFAEVFETAVRMFPDDTVANLNAANAAMRRGDLTGAERYLAKTGDSPEAVYARGALAIRQKDYDGARRYLNEAKSLGLEQAAITLEQLGKNDINEYKYH; this is translated from the coding sequence ATGAAAAAGAGATTATATATCCTATCAGCCCTTCTGGGCATGGTTGCGGCAGCGGAAGCGCAGACCGCAACCGACCTGCGGAAACAGGACATCGTGGACGGTGTTTCCGTGGAGAATCTCAGCATGGAACGGAACGGCGGATACATCGCCATAGACATGCTTTGGGACTTGTTAGGGCTGGACGTGGACGCTAATCGTGCCGTGCTTCTTACGCCATGGTTAGTCAATGGCAACGACTCGCTCGGCCTGCAATCGGTAGGGGTTTACGGCAGGCGACGCTATTACTTCTATGTGCGCAACGGCGAGAGCATGCTGTCGGGCAAGGATGAAACGAGCTATAAGGCTTCGGAGAAGCCCGATGCCATCGAATACCGCAACCTGGTGCCATATGCCGAATGGATGAACGGTTCCGTGCTGTCGCTTCATCGCAGCGACTACGGGTGTTGCAATACTTTGTTGGCGGAGCAGAATGGTCTGCTCGGACAATACACCGAGGCGTTTTTTCCCGAACTGGTATATGTGCATCCGCAAGGGCAGATCGAAAAAAGGGATTCGCTCGAAGGCTCGGCGTTCATCGACTTTCCGGTGGACCAAACGGTGATTTATCCGGGCTATCGGCGCAACACTGCCGAACTTGGGAAAATACAGTCGTCGATCGACTCCGTGCGAAGCGACACGGATATAACCATCACCTCGGTATGGCTGAAAGGTTACGCTTCGCCCGAAAGTCCTTATGTGCATAACCAAGAGTTGGCCATCGGGCGTACCGCCGCATTGAAGAAACACATACAGCAACTCTACCGGTTTGAAGGCGATGTCATAACGACCGACTACGAACCGGAGGATTGGGCGGGATTGCGCCGCTACGTGGAACGGTCGAACCTCGGGCATCGCGAGGAAATCATCGCTCTGATAGACGGCGATTTGGAACCGGATGCCAGAGAGTGGAAAATAAAAAGTACCTATCCGGAGGAATACCGCTTCCTGTTACAGAACTGTTATCCGGCGTTGCGCCGCACCGACTACCGCATAGCCTACACCATCCGCAATTACAGCGACGTGGAGGAGATAAAACGAATCATGCGTGAGCGGCCGCAAAAGCTGAGCCTGAACGAGTTCTACCTCGTTGCACAGGAGTATGAACCCGGTACGGACGAGTTCGCCGAAGTATTCGAGACCGCAGTACGCATGTTCCCGGACGACACCGTCGCCAACCTGAACGCTGCCAACGCCGCCATGCGCCGCGGCGACCTCACAGGTGCGGAGCGTTACCTGGCCAAGACGGGCGATTCGCCCGAGGCCGTTTATGCCCGAGGCGCACTGGCCATCCGGCAAAAGGATTACGACGGTGCCCGACGCTACCTGAACGAGGCGAAATCGCTCGGATTGGAGCAGGCCGCCATCACGCTCGAACAACTTGGGAAAAACGACATTAACGAATATAAATATCATTAA
- a CDS encoding FimB/Mfa2 family fimbrial subunit: protein MDIRPYIKKASGKLLAAIAGALMLYACDGLIYDGEGDCSVSYRVKFRYDYNMKFADAFAHEVDVVTLYLLDADGRVVWQRTEQGEALAADGYAMTVDVEPGEYGLLAWCGTTDKGSFSIPATTVGKQLTCTLDRQHDAGNKAFVTEDLDRLFHGWLPEQTFGKTEGTYTYTVPLVKNTNNVRVVLQHISGEAVDKDRFVFTITGTNGSMDWDNTLLPDEPVTFYAWHTDAGEAGMDPGIEAMPIVSRAVFSAAIAELTVPRLVKGQELRLTVTDKETGRTVFSIPLIDYALLVKGFYNRDMDDQEYLDRQDVYDMVFFLDESDRWLDAYIYVNSWKVVLHNSAL from the coding sequence ATGGATATACGGCCTTACATAAAAAAAGCAAGCGGAAAGTTGCTGGCGGCCATCGCTGGAGCTTTGATGCTATATGCCTGTGACGGCTTAATCTATGACGGTGAAGGCGACTGCTCGGTGAGCTACCGTGTGAAGTTCCGTTACGATTACAACATGAAGTTTGCCGATGCTTTTGCCCATGAGGTGGACGTAGTGACACTTTACCTGCTTGATGCCGACGGCAGGGTGGTCTGGCAACGTACGGAACAGGGAGAAGCCCTTGCGGCCGATGGCTATGCCATGACTGTAGATGTAGAACCGGGTGAATACGGCCTGCTTGCTTGGTGCGGTACTACCGACAAAGGCTCTTTCTCGATACCCGCAACAACCGTCGGCAAACAATTGACCTGCACGCTTGACAGGCAACACGATGCCGGGAATAAGGCATTCGTCACCGAAGATCTCGACCGCTTGTTCCACGGATGGCTGCCTGAACAGACGTTCGGTAAAACCGAAGGTACGTACACTTATACCGTACCGTTGGTGAAGAACACCAATAACGTGCGAGTGGTGTTGCAACACATCTCGGGAGAGGCTGTGGACAAAGACAGGTTCGTTTTCACCATCACCGGCACTAACGGAAGCATGGATTGGGACAACACGCTGCTGCCCGACGAGCCGGTGACTTTTTACGCATGGCATACCGATGCCGGGGAAGCGGGTATGGACCCCGGGATCGAGGCAATGCCGATCGTATCTCGCGCCGTCTTCAGCGCGGCCATAGCCGAACTGACCGTGCCGCGCCTTGTGAAAGGTCAGGAGCTGCGGCTTACCGTAACCGACAAGGAAACGGGAAGAACGGTGTTCTCCATTCCCCTTATCGACTATGCTTTGCTGGTGAAAGGTTTCTATAACCGGGATATGGACGATCAGGAGTATCTCGACAGGCAGGATGTGTACGACATGGTGTTCTTCCTCGACGAAAGCGACCGTTGGCTAGATGCCTATATTTACGTCAACTCTTGGAAAGTGGTGCTGCACAACAGCGCATTGTAA
- a CDS encoding helix-turn-helix domain-containing protein, producing the protein MNQDIGRAIVFSIPVVSAAVSLIMISLDTTRSSNTVNRKIHYSIITVYCLMMLYWSGQVMHSVDRDAFIAYLPVSFSSFSFIPVFLYLITYIITGTGERERFPAYHFVLPLCLTVTICMIAFIVPFRQRWSAIYDNGVSLTSAIVDTTFIVCILLNILYSGLSLLRIKSYKRQVTDYSADIYRMSLDWLSFIILFRVVLQILPIAGLVLGIGLFNKLGFIWAFTILPAVFTHIVLCLNILSENYVIIEPVTAKEKEITASGNYAQLGRQRVEKYLENKKPYLNPEFKITDMARDLFSNRTYISAFINREYGVNFNRFINNYRLKEVERLRSEAVQKKQKVSSLEIVIHAGFSNYRSYFRAKNLVNNDAVSIDKKWN; encoded by the coding sequence ATGAATCAAGATATCGGACGTGCAATAGTTTTCTCAATACCCGTGGTAAGCGCTGCGGTCAGCCTGATCATGATTTCGCTCGACACAACCCGCTCTTCCAATACGGTCAACCGGAAGATACATTACAGCATAATCACGGTATACTGTCTGATGATGCTGTACTGGAGCGGACAGGTTATGCATTCCGTCGACCGCGACGCTTTCATAGCATACCTGCCTGTTTCCTTTTCCTCGTTCAGTTTTATTCCCGTATTCCTGTACCTGATCACCTATATTATTACAGGAACAGGCGAACGGGAACGTTTCCCGGCATACCATTTCGTCCTTCCGCTGTGTTTAACCGTAACGATTTGTATGATTGCCTTTATAGTCCCGTTCCGGCAACGATGGAGCGCTATTTACGACAACGGAGTAAGCCTGACCAGTGCGATCGTCGACACCACGTTTATCGTCTGTATTTTGCTGAACATCTTATACTCCGGGCTAAGCCTGCTCCGCATAAAGTCGTATAAACGTCAGGTAACCGATTATTCCGCCGATATTTACCGGATGTCGCTGGATTGGCTCTCCTTTATCATCCTGTTCAGGGTCGTGCTGCAAATCTTGCCGATAGCCGGATTGGTACTGGGCATCGGGCTGTTCAATAAATTGGGGTTTATCTGGGCATTTACCATATTGCCGGCGGTTTTTACCCATATCGTACTGTGCCTGAATATCCTTTCGGAGAATTATGTGATTATCGAACCTGTTACCGCCAAAGAAAAGGAAATAACCGCGTCGGGAAATTATGCGCAACTGGGGCGGCAGCGGGTCGAGAAGTATTTAGAGAATAAGAAACCTTATCTAAATCCGGAATTCAAAATAACCGATATGGCCAGGGACCTTTTTTCCAACAGGACTTATATATCGGCATTCATCAACCGGGAATATGGCGTGAATTTCAACCGTTTCATCAATAATTACCGGCTGAAAGAAGTGGAAAGATTACGGTCGGAGGCCGTGCAAAAAAAACAAAAAGTATCTTCGCTGGAGATTGTTATCCATGCCGGATTCAGTAATTACCGCAGTTATTTCCGGGCTAAAAACCTGGTAAACAACGATGCCGTTTCTATAGATAAAAAATGGAATTAG
- a CDS encoding Mfa1 family fimbria major subunit (Members of this family are fimbrial shaft proteins (major subunit proteins), found in the Bacteriodetes. The family is named for Mfa1 from Porphyromonas gingivalis, and is related to but distinct from the family of FimA from the species.), producing MKMNKLLGLLVCTALCACSNDESGIIPNDTPNVFTGDKAYIKVRLADAGTLTRAQEGDFEYGTNEQSIKNASFYFYDADGVFVTQGDVWTDGSASTTTPAGNIEFASNNIVVLKGLDKKSYPRYMVTVLNKPTGFVHGKTLDEMQTVLADNNAEGIYYPATTNNVTTNYFTMSTTSYTETNREKHFVTEVNEGNISLEPMTDASAIANTVTVYVERLAAKVTLKVSDNLPKDANGRYPIKVTVAGENNSAGSGDIASEDLYVELLGWKLNATAKKSFMVKNIDAAWMDNDLGFTWNRPTDRRSHWGKSFNYGFSGYPENAAGVPANSEYLNYVDLENGLTALENPAYCAENTNTNTIVTANFPTGVTSILLKAKVCDANGNALDLVRYNGLLFKQDSFLEYVLNVLQTRNQLDVWYANGTDEEGNARYTQIGKEYVKLEHVGDGKVKVVFTNEHGTSLYAEDGSNCSDQTITALNDDLASASADAIAYNGGLMYYNIPVEHLNNGDVAENGTIPEAKYGVVRNHHYVVTIDKLEKIGRGIFDGNEKIVPGDDPDAYYVGAKINILSWKIVSQNVEL from the coding sequence ATGAAGATGAATAAATTATTAGGCCTGCTCGTGTGTACCGCATTGTGTGCATGCTCGAACGACGAATCGGGAATCATTCCGAATGATACTCCGAATGTTTTCACCGGAGACAAAGCGTATATCAAGGTCCGCCTCGCTGATGCAGGTACCCTTACCAGGGCGCAAGAAGGTGATTTTGAGTACGGAACAAACGAACAGTCCATAAAAAATGCCAGCTTTTACTTCTATGACGCAGACGGTGTATTCGTGACACAGGGTGATGTTTGGACGGATGGCAGCGCCTCGACGACAACCCCTGCCGGAAACATCGAATTTGCGAGCAACAATATTGTTGTGTTGAAAGGGTTGGACAAGAAGAGCTATCCTAGGTATATGGTAACAGTGCTCAACAAACCGACCGGCTTCGTGCATGGAAAAACGCTCGATGAAATGCAAACGGTGCTTGCGGACAATAATGCGGAAGGCATTTACTATCCGGCAACAACCAATAACGTCACGACCAATTACTTTACCATGAGTACCACAAGCTACACCGAAACCAATCGGGAAAAGCATTTCGTAACGGAAGTCAATGAGGGAAACATCTCTCTTGAACCGATGACGGATGCGAGTGCCATTGCTAATACGGTGACCGTATATGTGGAGCGTTTGGCTGCCAAAGTAACTCTGAAAGTGTCCGATAACCTTCCCAAAGATGCAAACGGGCGTTATCCGATAAAAGTCACCGTGGCAGGCGAAAACAACTCAGCCGGAAGCGGCGATATCGCTTCGGAAGACCTCTACGTGGAACTGCTCGGATGGAAATTGAATGCTACGGCAAAGAAGTCGTTCATGGTCAAGAATATAGATGCAGCTTGGATGGATAATGACTTGGGCTTTACCTGGAACCGACCGACCGACCGCCGCAGCCATTGGGGCAAGTCGTTCAATTACGGCTTTTCCGGCTATCCTGAAAATGCAGCGGGAGTTCCCGCCAATTCCGAATATCTGAACTATGTCGATCTGGAAAACGGCTTAACAGCATTGGAAAATCCTGCCTATTGCGCTGAGAACACCAATACAAACACCATCGTTACCGCCAACTTCCCTACGGGCGTTACGAGCATCCTGCTCAAAGCCAAGGTTTGCGATGCAAACGGCAATGCGCTCGACCTCGTGCGTTACAACGGCCTGCTTTTCAAACAAGACTCCTTCCTCGAATACGTGCTCAACGTATTGCAGACGAGAAACCAGTTGGACGTGTGGTATGCAAACGGCACGGATGAGGAAGGGAATGCGAGATATACCCAGATCGGCAAAGAGTATGTGAAGTTGGAGCATGTGGGCGACGGAAAAGTAAAAGTGGTATTTACGAATGAGCATGGAACTTCATTGTATGCAGAGGACGGCTCCAACTGCTCGGATCAAACCATCACCGCTCTCAACGATGATTTGGCCTCCGCTTCCGCGGACGCCATCGCGTACAACGGCGGATTGATGTACTACAACATTCCTGTCGAACACCTCAATAATGGCGATGTCGCGGAAAACGGAACGATTCCGGAAGCCAAATACGGCGTGGTGCGCAATCACCATTACGTAGTCACCATTGACAAATTGGAAAAGATAGGCAGGGGAATCTTTGACGGAAACGAAAAAATCGTTCCCGGTGACGATCCGGACGCTTATTACGTAGGCGCGAAAATCAACATCCTCTCCTGGAAAATTGTCAGCCAGAATGTGGAACTTTAA